From the Trifolium pratense cultivar HEN17-A07 linkage group LG4, ARS_RC_1.1, whole genome shotgun sequence genome, the window tgtatataaatataaatactgcTCAGTTATAATAATAGTAAAGGCATAGCAAAATACCTAAATAAGCACACAAAATTCAATATCAAACACTTTCTAATTTATATTAACCACTATTAGGAATGGTATATAGATTGAAGAGTTTATATGGCAACTCTGACCATAAAAGAGTATGATATCAATCAATAGTACAACTAAAGCAAAAGATAAATATTCCAACCCACAAATCAAGCTCATCCTTCCTATTACTAAGATCCAAAAAACCAAATGATCCTATCCAGTATCCACAATTCGAGCTCACCATAGTAAAGTTCCAAAAAAGGGGCTCGGgccaaaaaatattaaataccaCAAAGGTCTGCAAATTTTGAACTACCATAAAGTTAGGGGATAGCACTATTAGATCTTCGGCATCACTGTATACAAGGTATCTATCCATCAAAATCAATAGCAAAAAGGATGCCACGAGCAAGATACTAGCCTAGTTAGTCCCATCCAGTGGGCACAACAGATGCATAACCACATGGCCCATTTTGACCATTACTACCTTCTAATAAACCAGCATCAGTGTAACCATAACCACCGGCAAACCCTGTATTAGTGCTTTCAAAAGAGCAGTTGTTGTTTTGGACCTCTACAGAAGCATCAGTATAAGTGTTAGCAGCATGGTCTCCATTGCTGTAGGTACTGCTGTAGTTGTAATTCTCCACCTGTTCAGGAACATTATGAAAACCATTATCACCATAATTGCTGTAACTACTGTTATAGTTGTTGTAACTCTCCATCCCAGGTTCAGTTGCAGTCCGGAAATCGCGTCCTCCATAATTGCCTCTCCAGGGCGACCGTTGAGATCCAACGCTGTTGCGTCCACCTGGTACGACACTCTCAGAACATTGGACAAGCCAAGAAGGAACTTCTTGTTTTGCTTCCTGTAAAAGACCTACAAGAGATTTTGCAATAGGCAGGTTCTTGCTGCAGAAGAAAGCTGTTGCTAAACCAGTTTGACCAGCACGGCCTGTTCTACCAATTCTATGTACATAGTCATCTATATCTCTAGGTAAGTCAAAGTTAATAACATGAGCCACGTGAGGGATATCCAATCCTCGGGAAGCAACGTCAGTCGCAACCATTATTGGAGTCAGACCACGTTTGAAAGATCTCAAAGCTCGTTCCCTCTCCTAAAAATACAATGCACCAATAACTTAAATGTATATCTTCAAGTAATAACACAAACAACAATTCAATATTTGAGGAAAGTTGAAATTTCATCTTAGTGGTGCAAACATAGAATAGATGTCACAAGCAAAACACTAGATTTTGGATTGTATGATAACAATGTTGCATCTGAATGCAATAGGGACCACAAATACTAATACCAAATAAGCATAAGTGACTATAACATATTAACAGCATCTAAAACATCATAGCATGGTTCAGGGACCACAAATACCATAACAAATAAAACCCAAGTCACTGCAACAGTAGCTAATACAATATAACAGACAGATAACTCACATTGATTACACTTAAAGAATATGGAAGAAATAAAGCAAAATAACAAAGGGTACTGAGTACTAACCATTTGAACCTTATCACCATGTATTGCAATAGCTGGGAAACCACTTCTGCACAACCAGTGTTCTAAAGCATCAGCTCCTTTCTTTGTTTCAACAAATACAAGAGTTAAAGCAAGCTGCATTgcatacaaaaacaaaattatcaaacaTATAATACTTCAAAAACAGCTGGTAATCTAGCTACGATAATTGGATGTATAGGCATTAACAATCGATAggagtatttttattttaccttCCCATTAACTACATTGTGTTGGAGAAGATCGACAAGACGATTTCTTTTCTCCATATCCTGTACAGATTCAACTTTCTGTACAATCAGTTCAGTGCTTGAACCAACCCTTCCAACAGCAAGGAACACATAGTTTGATAGAAAATCAGATGCAAGTTTCTGCAGTATATGCAACAAATTATGAAATCATGATACAATTCATCAAACCAATTGAATACCACATCACAAAACACAACATTTACACATCACTATACAGTTAACAAATCTCGAAACAATCAGAACATCATTAAACAGTTAACAAACACTGTATCAAAGGGATAACGGATAACAGTTAATCAACCTGTATATTATCAGGAAATGTAGCACTGAAAAGCAATGTCTGTCTATCACCCGGAGGAGGCATATGCATCTGCTGAACAATATTCCGAATCTGATGCTCAAAACCCATGTCGAGCATCCGATCAGCCTCATCCAAAGCAAGATACTTAATCTTCTTCAAAGAAATTCTTTCTCTTTCAATCAAATCAACCAAACGCCCAGGAGTAGCAACCAAAATATCAACACCTCGTTCCAAAACCCTCAACTGTTCACATTTACAAACAATAAATCACAATCCACACAATCAAAACACAAAAtccaacaaacaaaacaaaaaaaacagagCACAAACCTGTTGACCAATAGGAGCACCACCATAACAAACCGCAATCTTCACTCCTGTTTGATATGCAAACTTTGTCGCTTCAGCATATATCtaacaatttcatttttcaacagaaaaaaacaaaaaacataaattagatTTAAACAGTTAATTGAACTTTGAAGCTTGaactaaaaacaataaaaaaaaaattataaaaaaataaaaacctggCATGATAACTCCCTAGTTGGAGACAAGATTAGTGCAGTAGGAAAAGCAACATCGGAACCACCGCAAAGTTTCATATCAGAAAACTCAGAAGCTAAACGTTCCTTCATGATCCCAGATATGATCGGGAAACAAAACGCCGCCGTTTTACCAGAACCAGTTTGAGCACAAGCCATAAGGTCTCTACCAGCAACGGCAATGGGGATCGCGTAACGCTGAACCGGAGTAGGTTTCACATACTTACATCGTTCAATGTTGTTCTTCAAATCATCATGAAGTTCCGTTTCAGCGAACACATTCACCGGAGGAGGAACATTCTCTCCAGTCGCTTCAACAGGGATTGAATCGTAGGCTTCAAAATTCGCAACGACGCCGTTTAAACCATTTGAACCGTTTTCTGGTTCAGCGTTAGTTTCAAACGGTGACCGGTTGTTCCGGTAAGAAGGATCATAGCTccgtggttgttgttgttgttgttgttgatgatgacgTGGAGGGCCGAAACCGTAACCGCCTCGACCACGTGGTCGAGGAGTTGAACGATTGAAAGTGAAGTGAGGTGAATCATTGGTTGATGGAAAATGGGTtcgattgttgttgttgttgttgttgttgtaaggttgttgttgttgatgaatgtTGTTGTTGGAACGGAATTGAGGAACGTAAATGGGTTGAGAGGGACGAGATTGTTTGTGAGTAGTTGAATCAGAAAACCAAGCCATAGTGAGTGAGTGGTTGGAAGAATGAAAAAGTGAAAAGTGTTTTAGggtgaagaaaatgaaatgaaatgtatggtagtagtagtagtagtagaagATGAAGAGTGTGTTAATAGTGAAGAGGTTGGAAATGAAAACGACGCCTTGGATGAAAAAGAGAGCGCGTTTAATTGTACTGTACTGTACTAATTAAGAGGGacttctaaaaattaaaaataaaaaattatcaaacactacaaattcaatcatcttcatcaacactaaaaaacaaattattcgCTATAAACTAGTATTAGTATCAGTTATTCACTGCTTTTTTACcgaatagtaaaaaaattaatcgaaGAACATCTAGACACCAAAGGAGAAAATAGACATCACTCCATCATTTGATTCATtagaaaattataaaagattaaaatgaattttcactttttaattaattaatttaatagtgacaaatcaattttttttcatagacGAAATGAAAAGTTAttggaaactcacacacacaaagtgaatTGACCGGGGTTCGACTCGGTTATAGCatccgacactagcaattttgacatttctatCAGTTGAGCTAAAATTTGTAGACAGTAAAGAATCAATTTAACTCTCACAATATTCTTACTTACGACCCAAATCAATTttcgataaaaataaaattcaatttattttttaataaattgaagTTGAGCATAAATTCATTATAATAGTCGcgtattaaattaaataatgtaatatagaaatatttttttatatcggtataatcaactttcttaacattaaattttatatttatttaatgctaaaaaaattttgggtgtatatgctattttttttttattttgatagttTATCATGTGCATTTGAAGCACATTTTAACATGACTCTTTAtacttgtgtcaaaaaaaaaaaacatgactcTTTATACTATAATAAGGATTAGAGAAAATACTACATAGCTAACATATTGGGCTTTAAATGGTTAGTTAGTTATTTGGATCGATTATTCGGGCTCAAGTCATTTTAATCATATtacactaattaaaaaaataatgttattaatCTTGTGTAGAAAAGATAAAGAGAAATATTATTTGAACAATTAATTTTtgataacttttttaaaaaaaaaatctcatattcatgttttatttttattctctctctttttttctctctctaccatGGAGTATTTTTGTTCAATGAAAATAGAGGAAATGAAAGTTGTTTCAAAAATATCCTAAAATTATTGTTCAATAACACAAAGATAAATTATgatttagtttataaaataaggagaatgttatggcacatgttaagaagataaatgtggaaaatatttattagaCTTGTGGTGTGTGTACAATTCactaaaacattaatttttttgtatcattaaatgttatatttctatttttaggtatcttaacatgtgtcattagAGCATAAATTAACATGACATTTctctaaaatattaaattttttgtatcactaaatactatatttttatttttagatatcTTAAAGATGTGTTATTAGAACAACATGAtccataaaatattaaaatgaattaGAGTTAACAAGCTCCGATTAGATAGGAAAATGGTTGGAAAGAAGGAAAAAGGTGGTGATCGTGTGAGAAGGGACGTTGTGATGTTGTGTTGTTATTCACGAGAAATCTATCGTTTTCAATGACGGGACCCATGATGACACGTGTCAAATAAGGGTTGGGCGAAAAGCTGCTAGGTAGTGGTAGGGTATTTGCAGAGTCTGAGCCATGAATTTAATGTTGCCTCGTTGAGGTGTGAGGTGAGACGAAAAAGTGTGATAGTGAatgctttctctctctcaacTCAACAACAATTCAAACGCGTGGATCCCACTCACGCTAATATTCGTTACTATATGCGGCGAATACACTTTCGTCTCGTTTTAtaatgtttgttttctttttttcttgtttggGAAAAGGTAACCATATGTCCATCGTCCATCTCATTAAGCTATTCTCCATTCCACTATTTCAGTTTGTAAAGTTACAAACATGGAgtaaataattaaagaaaaaatataggaacatattttatttatttatttggtttttaCCATAGTATCCGCTCTCTGAACTATCTAATTATTTGGTTTATGAGTCGGTTCTAACTAGCATTAAGTAATTTCAGTTTTCTTTCGATCACAGTTATGGATGATTTATTGTGGTCCTTTTTACAAAGTTTAACACTAATCACTACTGATCCGACTAGTGATTGGTAAAAATATTGGAATATTTATCTTAGAGTTAGGCATGACAATAGGGCGGGGCGGGAACGAGTTTTGTCctccccaaactcaaacccataaagttcgggtttcctcaaactcatcccaaattcgagcggggataaaaagtATAACCTCAAACTCATACCCAAcagggatcgggtatccccaacGGGTTTCAGATATCCTCATTACGTCTCTTTTCACAtgaatttatattgtattttagtatttttttattaaaaaaagttaattgtccaatattattttctctcaacaatgtttttttaaataaagaaaagaaacagagaaaatgatttgtttaatattcaaattaaaaataaaaaataaacatatgaatgtaatttgAGAGATTGATTAAGcgtttttaaattaaaagaggtgaaacctaatttttagtataagagGGGCAGGTTCGGGGACGGAGACGGGTTCAGGTGGGTATTAATGTACTCATAACCCGCCCCAagcccatcttttgaaatcggggaaaatcCAAACCCGATTTTTTCCCGTCAAATTGGGTATGGTTTGGACGAATACACgcgggtatgagttttattgcctTGCCTACTTAGAgtaaactattattttgatacTTGAAAGTGTGATTATCTTTGAATTAGAGTTGGGTCGGGCTTAGACGGATCGGGCCTAAAAAAATTAGCCCAAATGAAACTGGCCTTTTTAGCCCAAACCCATTAGCCCAGATGAAAATTGGGCTGGGCGGGGCTAGCCCACCGGACTTCGGGCCAGCCcattaatgaaaaaattatgtcatttttgtaaaaacaatatcaattaaaaacacaaaaaattatcatataattgaaaagttattatgaaaaatatagttaaatttgCAAGCATAATAAAAGGGTCATATTTAcctaaactttttaaaaaaaattaagtttataatttattaatttgatttaatttcttttatacgAATTAAACTTGAGTTTAATTGGTATTTAGTGTTgaagtaaaaattatttacacttgcatACAATCCTGATAATTATTgatgatataataataataatgtatttagtttataatataaattagcTACATTAGATAGTTAtttaatagttatttttttgactaaagtcACTAacaaataatacatttaaaGATTAATTGAGTATATAAAAACAACCACTATAATGACTAAAATGACTAATAAAAGAGAaatgtatttagtttataatatGAATTAGCTACATTAGATAGTTAtttaatagttatttttttgactaaagtcACCGACAAATAATACATTTCAAGATTAATTGGCTATATAAAAACAACTACTACAATAACTAAAATGACTAATAAAAGAGAAATTTGAGAACTTGTTTATAATGTtgatacatttaaaaaataatgtaaaacgAATTACACATTGAAAAACTAAAATGGTGATTTgcccatttttttattttattataaattcatACGTGAAAATTAGCAcacttttttgggtacaaaagaGGACCAAACCccaaaaatgaaacaaaaagaaattgaggAATTAAATCAATGCTCATATGTATGTAAGTCCCAAAAATATCGTAAAAAAAGAGTCGCCTAAGTTTACTAGGAGGGGACTCCGTAATAACAAAATtctatgaaattaaaataagactAACATTAGTCAAACGATATGCACTTATGTTGTCTTTTCCCATACGTGAACAACTTGTTATCAAACCAAAGGAGAGACACACCGATCATCTTTGACAACAGATATAGTAAATTGCATGTGAATTTATATTTAGGAACAAAAAGATTAGCCAAAACTAACTTATAATTGATGGAGTGTATGTGTATTGAACTTGGGACATGTCATGCGATTTTTGGCATACCTAGCGAGCAAACTAAATATTAAATCACCCCCGCGAAGATTTGTCAAAGCTAATCCTTTTGACTCTTGATCCACTCCAATATAAAGGATTAGTCGATCAAATAATAGATAATAAATGGGTTGGTTTGAAAACTTGTGAAAgtttttaagaattttatttttttttttttttttttgacgcaaagaaaacttatgtcatttcattcataataatagtaacaatacaATGAGGGATTACATTAAAAGTACTGCGATAAGCATGGGATAAAGCTGCTCGTGCGAGTGCATGAGCGCTACCGTTTGCTTGACGCCTAGTAAAAACGACTATGAAGTCATTATAGTGATGAAGTAAGGTTCGACAATTTTGAATGATTGAACCATACTCCGATTGGTTGATACTCATCTTGTTCACATCATCCACAACAATCTTACAATCTAGTTCAAACACAACTTTATTATAACCCAAGCTAGCAACCCATTGTATACCTTGATATAAGCTCCACGCTTCTGCTTCCTGTGCTGTCATTACCACATCTTCATGTGCTGTCATGGCCAAGATAAAACTCCCTTTGTCGTCGCGAAGACAAGCTCCCATGCCTATACGTTGCTCATGAGCAAATATGGCTGCATCAAGGTTGCACTTGACGAAATTTAGCGGCGGAGGTTGCCATGGTGTAACTTGGACCTGTTGTTGTCGTGGGTGGGCTATGTCAGCTGGTTGACGCGCCTGCTGCCAGGCCTGGAGGGTACCATTGGCGCGGCCAATTACCTGTGTCGTGCTCTCAGTTTTCTGCTCCCATAACTGCAAGTTTCTTTTGCGCCATAAACTCCAAGATATCATAGCAAAAGAAACCAATTGTTGAGTGGTGAAATTGTGCCAAATACGTTTGAAAACATCATTAAAACCTTCAGCATTTTCCATTAAATTTTGCAACGCATTCCACAAATTAACTTGTCGCCAACAAGTTATACTATCAGCACAATCAAGAAATAAATGCCAATTATATTCTGTGTATCTAtgacacacaacacaattagAATCACCATGAATTCCTTTGCTCATTAATCTTTGCCtgttaagaattttatttttaacttagaaatttatgtgttataaatttatttatcatttttggtACCTAAGTAATAAAtatatcacaattttttttttttaacttctatATATCACAATGTTTAAATTttacaaacataaataaatacaataatatacgagttttgtttttcttcattttcatgtgttaaatatgactattttAATCTCATGCATATCAATCACCAACacattacattaattttttttttttggcattatAGACACACGCCACATGAAGCCGCCAATATATTACGAAggttaaatttaaaaaaaaaaaaatttatatcaacAAATGATGCATACTTTATTTCCCTTCGTTCTCATATAATATTAAACACATTTTCTTTGAATCATATATatcaatcatcaataatatCAACTGAAATATTATCTCTAgtctctaccaactgaactatTTGTCGCCGATACTTCTCTTTCTATTACACGATGATTTGGTATGTACGTGGAGcttgaaaaaatgataaaattgtgATGTCTTTATGCACTTATATTTTCCGAACATGTCTACtccttcaaatttcaaaatcaaattatctaggctttaatgcagttttgatcctcctattttgaaaaacctgaacttttgatcccctattttaaaactcagcacttttgatccccctattttagttttttgttagttttagtcccccacctcaatttggtcaaacttttgctaatgtgtcatgctcactgatgacgtggcattgtacatgtggacaacTTGCTATGATGATGTCAGAAAAATTGGTGACACACAATATTTGACCTATAGAGATGCATGTTTTGCAATGGGATTCCTTAAAGATGACCGTGTTTACATCACTGCaatcaaagaagcaaaagattgGGGCTCAGGACACTATCTAAGGAAATTGtttgtccacatgtacaatgtcacgtcatcagtgagcatgacacataagcaaaagtttgaccaaattgaggtgggggactaaaactaacaaaaaaactaaaatagggggatcaaaagtgctgagttttaaaataggagaTCAAAaattcaggtttttcaaaataggggatcaaaactacATTAAAGCCAATTATCTATATTCGGGCCTTTTCACGACGTATGAAcattaagcaaaaaatattaGCAAAACTTGGTTGCATATTGAATTTCCCCCCCTACTTTAATGAGTTAATCGGTAGATGCGTGATTTAAGTGAGAATAGACACTTGAACAA encodes:
- the LOC123921848 gene encoding DEAD-box ATP-dependent RNA helicase 52C-like, whose product is MAWFSDSTTHKQSRPSQPIYVPQFRSNNNIHQQQQPYNNNNNNNNRTHFPSTNDSPHFTFNRSTPRPRGRGGYGFGPPRHHQQQQQQQPRSYDPSYRNNRSPFETNAEPENGSNGLNGVVANFEAYDSIPVEATGENVPPPVNVFAETELHDDLKNNIERCKYVKPTPVQRYAIPIAVAGRDLMACAQTGSGKTAAFCFPIISGIMKERLASEFSDMKLCGGSDVAFPTALILSPTRELSCQIYAEATKFAYQTGVKIAVCYGGAPIGQQLRVLERGVDILVATPGRLVDLIERERISLKKIKYLALDEADRMLDMGFEHQIRNIVQQMHMPPPGDRQTLLFSATFPDNIQKLASDFLSNYVFLAVGRVGSSTELIVQKVESVQDMEKRNRLVDLLQHNVVNGKLALTLVFVETKKGADALEHWLCRSGFPAIAIHGDKVQMERERALRSFKRGLTPIMVATDVASRGLDIPHVAHVINFDLPRDIDDYVHRIGRTGRAGQTGLATAFFCSKNLPIAKSLVGLLQEAKQEVPSWLVQCSESVVPGGRNSVGSQRSPWRGNYGGRDFRTATEPGMESYNNYNSSYSNYGDNGFHNVPEQVENYNYSSTYSNGDHAANTYTDASVEVQNNNCSFESTNTGFAGGYGYTDAGLLEGSNGQNGPCGYASVVPTGWD
- the LOC123922710 gene encoding uncharacterized protein LOC123922710, yielding MSKGIHGDSNCVVCHRYTEYNWHLFLDCADSITCWRQVNLWNALQNLMENAEGFNDVFKRIWHNFTTQQLVSFAMISWSLWRKRNLQLWEQKTESTTQVIGRANGTLQAWQQARQPADIAHPRQQQVQVTPWQPPPLNFVKCNLDAAIFAHEQRIGMGACLRDDKGSFILAMTAHEDVVMTAQEAEAWSLYQGIQWVASLGYNKVVFELDCKIVVDDVNKMSINQSEYGSIIQNCRTLLHHYNDFIVVFTRRQANGSAHALARAALSHAYRSTFNSF